CAGCCGGGAGGAGGTTATTCGTCAGGCGTTTCAGGAGTTTATCCAGGCACATCCCGAATTCCGCGCCCCGCAAATTCAATTTCTGCGCATGGTGCAGACCGCCATTATCAGCCGCAACCGCATCACCACAGAGACCTTACGCCTGCCGCCCTTCTCGCGCATTGGGCAGGCTGAAAAACTATTCAACACAGAACAACTCGATGATATTCTGGCGCTGACCAGAAAATTTGCCTAAAGGACCGCTATGCTATCACCTCAACTCCGCAAAAAAGTTTTCAACCTGTGGACGATGTTTTGGTCGAGCGGGATGACCAACCCCTTGACCTCCATCGAGCAAATCACCTATCTACTCTTTCTCAAACGACTGGAAGCCCTTGATCGGGAGCGCGTGAATAAGGGGAAACCGTCCCTTTATGGGGTACGCCCCAACTGTCAGTTGCGCCACCACCAAGACGACAAACCCGGGGAGGACGATGCCTGCAATGGGCATCCCACCTGTAAATGGTCCTACATCCGTCAAAATCCCGATCATGAGCATATCAGCCAGTACGTTTTCCCTTGGCTGCGGGTGTTGGATGAGACCATCGCCCAACTGGGAAATGGCGAGAATGGCAACAGCGTGGCGCAAAACGCCCACATGATGGAGGATGCCTACTTCCAGTTGCCGCGCGAGAAGCGCGGTACATTGCAAGATGCCATTGCCGCCATTGA
This portion of the Gammaproteobacteria bacterium genome encodes:
- a CDS encoding SAM-dependent DNA methyltransferase produces the protein MLSPQLRKKVFNLWTMFWSSGMTNPLTSIEQITYLLFLKRLEALDRERVNKGKPSLYGVRPNCQLRHHQDDKPGEDDACNGHPTCKWSYIRQNPDHEHISQYVFPWLRVLDETIAQLGNGENGNSVAQNAHMMEDAYFQLPREKRGTLQDAIAAI